AGTTTTCTCTGTAGCCGTTCGATTTTACTTTCGAGCTCCTCCCCGCACCCTCGCCAGTCCCTCGACGGCTGTCGATCTCGCGTCGAAAAGTTGCTTGGGAACAGCGTTCGATAATTCTACCTGGCAGCAGGCGAGGGTGCGTTCAATGGGTGTAATCGATCCCTTCGACTTTCAATTGCAGCGATCGGTCAGTGGGCGATCGACAGTGGTCAGGCTTGGGAACAGAATGTTGGAGTGGATCTTCTTTTCTTCGGTCAGGAGTTAATCCCTAGCGCGAAttactagggtggcccttctCTACACCTACCTACGtctcgaaatttatttttcgtatttctttgctctcaccctctAGAATGCTTCCATTTCATAAGAAGATAATCCCCGAAAAAGTtgattgcaatcggacaacaggaaagggtgcccacCGGGTCTTAAAatttagaacttttaaacttatACAGGTActtatattatttcttttttactttcttaaagaatttctcgaaaatggtaagccctgtCGAAAttctgttcaaataatattaaaagagcattcaattttctacaattgctgtatatataattttttcgtgcttccaaccatttttttttatattagagctattatttaaaaaaggttggaagcacgaacaaattatatatacagcaattgtagaaaattgaatgctcttttgaATCTgaattcaaagttaaattagagctattatttaaaaaaaaatggttggaagcacgacaaaaatatatatacagcaattatagaaaattgaatgctcttttaatattatttgaacagaaTTTCGACAGGGCTTACGCTCTGAAGCTTGGCGTATAGCAAAAGAAATCGGACGTTGAAAAATAATGGCCACCCTAGTGAGTTACACGCGAGGCAGCAGCGCACAGGGAATGCATGCAGGGGAAATAAATGGAGTCCACTTTTAGGAAGCATGTTTATCGAGACTTTTTAATTTCGAAATATACAGTATTGTGCGTCAATAAGTTCTGTGACACCTCCATCTATGTGGATTCTCTATACTTCGTCGTATTTCAAAGTGACAAGTCGCGCGTCACGACTAGTGAGGCACTTGCTAGGGGTCGCGGCAGGACCGCTTCAGAATTAGATTAGAAATTTCACGAGACCGATGCGCGCAATTTAGAAGCGCAGAAGCGACGGTCTATCTCCTGTCGTCGTGCGTGACGATAAATTACCAGGATCCGCAGCTAGGCGCGCGTAGCAACGGCGTCGGTGTCGTCAGATGCGTCGCAGGGAGGGAGATTCCAAGAAGCGGCcagtttgtatttttatttccctgCCCCTGCTGGAGGGATGACAGAAAATCGTTGGCCTCCCTTCACTTTCGGAAGAAAACGGGGGTGTAGACATTAGCAAGGGCCGGCTGGCTGGCACGACTGTTATAAATCAGACACACGCACCCTCTATTAGCACCCCTGTCTCCGACAGGTCTCCGCAGCCCTAATTTAACGTTAAACGCCTTTCTGCTAATAACGGCCGTTCGCATTATTAACCCTCGCCGCGAGCCGCGACCAACTCTTCCTTGGAAGGTGCGTCTCGCGACTAAGAAGTCGCCCGTTCATGCGGCAGACGTCATGGGCCGACTGCACGGTGCAGCAGGGGCGCGTCGTGCCGCTGACGATCAGATATGTGGTGCGTTGTACTTCATCGCGAATAGAAAGGGCCCGCACAGCCTCGTTCTAAAACGACTTGCACAAGATCCACTGGAAAAGTCTGGAAAGCCGCGGAAATTGTTAAGGGGTTAGCCaacttggccaggtcaagaaatatcgcatctttgggaatttatttctaagtgacaaaaacacttttatcgataaaaatttttcaatcaaGATAAAGAcgtctttgaataatatatacaatttttgttttcaaatatcaaaacattccgaaaactttaaatgcgtttttctcgaaaccacgttttccgaaatgATGTACGCTGCAGTTTGAGGAAAAGTCTatgaatttttatacaattttgcacagatgctCTTAAGtgtattctctatcgtccgACCGTGATTTTTTTCGcttggttgaaaaataacaaagtagCTACACTTTGGAGCGAAAAGCTCGTTTTGgtgtgtaagaaaatggactttatttacgcataagtcaggtaaaaattaaaacatcgaaaaaattgacggtcggaggatagagaatacatttaagaacgtctgtgcaaaattgtataaaaatccatagagttttactcaaattacagcgtacaccgtttcggaaaacgagGTTTCGATAAAAACGCATTTAGAGTTctcggaatgttttgatatttgaaaaaaaaattgtatatattattcaaagatgcttCTATCTTCATCGAAAAATttgtatcgataaaagtgtttttgtcacttacaaggagagtattttaggtgtccgcctccgatcattttgatttttggatatgttatagaggaccgaaaaataagaaatacgtgtttttttatttccccccgttttcatatttggggggtgaaaattgcgttcaaagttagggttgaaaaatcatttttgtggatttttgaaaatctggtgagtcagtcatatttcgcattcaaagacacaaaattcgtccattgacactattcccctatctctaatagttctcgagatattccacaaaaacgacttttcaaccctaactgtgaacgcagttttcaccccccaagatatgaaaacggggaaaaataaaaaaacacgtatttcttatttttcggttctctataacatatccaaaaatcaaaatgatcggaggcggacacctaaaatactctccttgttagaaatAAATTCACAGAGATGCGGTATTTCTTGGCCTGGCCAAGgcggtctaaccccttaagggggtatacccgtttgaaccctcggaaaatgtatacattttgtggatttttttacaagtcaacggtttgatgcagatttcccgttttttaactatgtttacatagtattatgaactacttataaaaaaagtttcagttaaaaaactattgtttttcggaagttacggatacatgtccgaaagtctctcgattttagacggctaaacggtggccctaaaaactcgcgctacgttcaaccaattcacttccaattttgcatgcagaatcataataagattccgcatcgtccaacgaaggcttttttttatttcgattccccgtttattatttataaaggaaaaaggtggatttttctcttagaaaaatttaactttacctttgatctctcaccatttctttatttttcaaaattttcaaaatcgccttcgttggacgatgtggaatcttattattattctgcatgcaaaatttgaagtaaattcgttgaacgtagcgcgagtttttagggccaccgtttagccgtctaaaatcgagagactttcggacatgtatccgtaacttccgaaaaacaatagttttttaactgaaactttttttataagtagttcataatactatgtaaacatagttaaaaaacgggaaatctgcatcaaaccgttgacttgtaaaaaaatccacaaaatgtatacattttccgagggttcaaatgggtatacccccttaacacaTTCCGCGCGGCTGATGTCGTAAGACACAAACCGACGCAACCTGCCCTGTACCTTCAGAAATGGCCGTGCGGAACGTGTTAAGCAAATAGGTAGGTTTCGTATCAGGGCGTGAATGGAAGAGAGCTTCTTACGGTAAGGGGTCGAGGATAAGAGTACGGCGTGGATGGAAGTAGCGAAGTATCGAGCGGAATTGGTAATGAGGTTTTGATGTTTGCAACGCAGGCACGCGTGCACCAGTATCAGGCACAAATCTCGAAGCTGCAGCTGGAGAACGAGTCGATGAGGGGTCAGCTGCGGGGTTTGGAGGCTGCATGCGCTGGTGAAGTGCATGCCGCGCTGGTGGCACGTCTGGCGACCTTGGAGACCGAGCACGCTGCCTTAGCGCGGGACGCGGACGCTCAGCGCCGCCAGTACGAGCGGTGCCTGGACGACGTCGCCAACCAGGTGGTCCGCGCCCTTCTATCCCAAAAGGTTCATTGCTATGCTCTCGTTACCACGTCCTCGACTTGTCTTTCTCTTACTCTTCCTTCgctcttttcttctctcttctccgATCAATCTTCAATTCTGGTTCATTCACCTTGTACCTTCTTCGTGTCGTCTATAAATGCTATGGGAGTCCTCCGCACTTGCGCTGGAAATATAACTAAATAATTAACTGTTTGTTTCGTGTTCATACGATTTGTTTAAACGCGTCCGTCATCACTTAAACAATGGCCTTACCTAGGGgtaccctccggtcaaaacgcttgaaaagtacgccattttcatgaattaaaaataaggaaactgAACAACATATAGTAAAAAAGCCTTTTGgactttattactacatatttgaagaacaaataaaaaaatcatgattaaattgtatcaatttttgtattaaatagacAGCGTTCAGTGCACCGCTATAGAATTAGAGCTCTTGACGGGCGCTTTCAGAACTCGTgacaggatcgtctgaaataaaaaaagtaaaatattcttaaaatatatgtgaacGGTTATCGCCTTGTCCGTCTTCATTGCAAACAAACAATCCTGCGATTTTTAGCACATGTTTAAACACAATGTttaaacaacaacaaaaaatgggTGATCCAAAATTATTCTTTGTGCATAAGGCGATAACCGTTCACatgtattttaagaatatttttagtttttttatttcagacggtCCTGTCACGAGTTCCGATGCCGCCCGTCAGGAGCTCCAATTTCTACAGTGctacaatgaatgctgtatatccaatgcaaaaattaataaaattcaaacaatcatTTTGCTGTctgttcttcaaatatgtagtaataaagtcCGAAAAGCTTTTCTACTGTATATTGTACAGTTTTTTctgtaattcatgaaaatcacgtattttTCAAGCGTTCTGACTGAAGAGTACCCTTAACATCATTCCCCTCCGATCCATCTGCATCTGCTGAGCTGCAAGGTTGCAAGGTTGCAAGGCTGCGAGTGTCCAACGCGCATATCAAATTAGACTGATTACGTAACGGGCATATTTTCGATATTATTTCATTTGTACATTTGTAGAAGGAAGTGCTGATCAGAGAGTGGAAGATTTGAActgaatttgaaaagaatctgcCCTCCGTCATCCCTGCTGCACACGATACCGTAAAAATTTCGCATCCCTTTAAATTTCTCAGAACTTTAGAGTAACGAAACTAACTGGGAGCCACTTGTGCCTTCCTAAGTGCTGATAATTTAAATCTCGCCAGGTCTTTCGTTACTTAACGTTAGCGCAACTCGAATGCATCGCAAACCGCTTATCCACGCAAGCAATAGCACCTAGATTCTTAGCGTCGAAGTCACCAAGCCTCGTTATCCGTCCGCTAACGCGCTTTTTTTACCGAATATCGTTCGAGTCGGATCGTCACCGACAAGCCCCGCTAATCATTACGCTTTCTCCGTACGCAGGGTCTCAGGGAAGAGATCGGTGCACTGCAAAGGCGCATTCGAGAGCTCGAGGCTCAAAATCGTGCGCTTTCAGGAATACTGGCTCAAGCCGCGAGTCCTGGAAGTCCGTCGGAGTTGATCCAAGGGATCCTCGAAGCTGGACCAGCGGCCGTGGTGGCTGCTCTCGGTTTGGATCCGGCTTGGGTCCCTCTGTCTAGGCCTCGTTCTCTCAATTTACAAATACCCGTCATGGCGGCTACGAAGTGCCGAAGGAACAGACCCTTGGGTATGTCTATCACCGCCGTGCTTGTCTAACGCGAAGCAAAAACGCTTTTACCAAAAAACTTACAAACTACAGATTACCAAAATACAGTGCTCAGTAATCAGAAATTTAATTCTTCGCGCGAAACCAGAGTGGGGCATTAACTAattggagataaaaattatttaaataacagatcaaataaaagttactttaactttatttaaaaatccgggttaactttattcgacgcatgatgaatgatttttttttttaactttcattcgttattcgaaactgttgtttaaattaaatcTTTTGCTTATCTTTGCGCGAAACTAAGGGAACTTACTTACAGGGAACgcccggaaattccaaaaattctgaaactttatgaatatgtaggggatttcctcctgattacaacgcaatttttgtttgctgcccaatttcactctaagggggtgtaattgactcctgaaaatccggttattttccagttttgtgttataactcgcgaactgtaaaataatttgtttaccaaatgatagatttcattaaaagaagtaacttttgtcttgaaacttttttcctatctcttacagttcgcgagttataacagaaaatcggaaaatagccgaattttcaagggttaatttcacccccttcgagtgaatttgcgcagcaaacaaaaattgcgttgtactcaggagtaGACCCCcttcatattcacaaagtttcagaattttttgaatttccgggtccggaatgttcccttgttaggcgATAAAAGGGAAGCTAATATCGGGGTTGCTTGAAAATCTGAAATCCAGCCCAGAAACCGTCGGAGGAGGAAGGCAGCGAGAGCCCGGAGAGCGGCAACAGGGACGAGGGTTACTCGACAATGTCCAGCGACGTGCAGGGCGAGGGCGCCCGGCAGGAGCCCTCCCGAGGGTTGGAGGATCTGAAGGAGGCGACCGACGAGACCGAGGCGGATGTTTCCCCGGACGCGCGGCTGGTCGCCCTTGACGCTGGCGATCCGGACGTCCTCTTTTTACCGCTGAACGTCACCATGGGAATAAATCCACGTCACAGCTACCCGCCGACCAAAGACCTGCTGCCGTATCAGCACGTGATGCGCAGCTTCTCTGACAGTCACCTATGCCTCAAGTTGACCACGACGACGAACTTCACGCCGTACAAGCTGCCCAGCCCCATGGGGTCGTCGTCCCTCCTCCTGGTCGAGGAGGATGGCTGGGACGCCGAGTACGTGCAACAGTGGCTCAGGTATGCCCCGAACATACCATGTATCGCAATAACAAACCGGAGGATACGCTTGATGAAAGACATTCGCCATTAACAGTCTCCTCGGGATACGTTTAAATATCCCGAGGAGCGAGCACGGCATTGAATTATTTATGAACGGTGGTGGGGCCAAGTCCTTTCATTTCGGTAATTTGCATTTTTATAGAAGACGATCAGCTAGAATTGGATTCGTTGAATAAAACAGATACGAAGGAGATGATTGCTCGTGTGTTTAACTGGGCGGTAGGGCGCAACAGCTGTGGCGATTAAACGGCGAGATAAATTTCAGGTTGGACGACAGCAGAAGTGCTCAACAACATCGAGATCTCCTCGAGTTGGAATACGACAGAGCAGAGCTGGAAGATTGGAGTTTCTCGTTGTCCACCGAGGACCTTGTTCAGAACGAATCCGCGGTGTGGAAGGAGCCCGCCGTCACCACCACCCCCGCCCTGCCAGCAATCAAGGAGCATAATCCCCTGGAATTGGAGGAGGACGCGAACGAATGCTTGTGGAATGGTGCCAGTTACCTCGCTGATAGAACGGGAGGAGAATTGGTACGAACGTCGTAACAGAATATAACAAGGACGATACGACATCCTTCCTGACAGAAATACATTTAGTTCTTTCGTCCCTCCGTGGAATACCCGCGTCATTTCTTCCTATCGTCCAGTCTTTCACGCGCGATAGTTCTGTTTGGCTGTGTTCCTTCAATTGAAGAATGCTTCTCTTCCGTCGCGCCAGGTTGCTCTTCTCATGGACGCCAGAGCGACCGGATCGTGGCCGTACGCCACGAGCCCAGGTGCTTCGTGGAGCAGCGACGAAGGAGCCCTGGAGAACTCCAGCAAACGATCATCGGCGGCGTTGTCCGGGTGCAGCGACGACCCGGACTCGCCCTCCATTGGCACAGACTTCACCAGGGACTTCTACAGGCTGGTCAAGTTCGAGAGCACGAAGAGCTTGGCGAGCACGTCGTCCAGAAGCGGAAGACCGCCGCCGGATAGAGAGCAAGCCCTCCAGAACGTGCTGTCCTTTATCGCTGAGCAgcaaatgtatttggtcgagGCACCGAACAATCGTCTGGAGCGTAACAACCCGTCTCTTACAACAGAAGGTTCGTTCTTCGCTGGTGTCTGTCGTTGAAGCCGCGTTTCGGCTGTCTTCGGCAGTGATTTATTAACGTCGATGATCGAAGTGTAATTTGCCGCGGGTAGTTCTAGAGGGAAGCGAGAGCAAGGACGTGTGCGGAACGGAGGCGATGTGCGCCGAGATGGAAGCGCCCGTCGATCAAGATAACAGTAACGCGGAAAACATCGTTGAAACGAGCAGTAACGACGATCTGCTGGATCAGATACCCGTGCCGTCTCTGGCACCGGAGGAGAGAATAATCAGCGCAGTGGCTTGCAACGGCGGCGTATCTTACACCACGGTTGCGCCGTCCGAATTGGGCGCTGTCCctgaggaggacgaggaggcggCCACGTCCTCCACGCCGAGCACAGTTGTAAGTTCCCTCTTACAAGAGAGTCATTCCGGATTTAATACCGCATTATCGACCGTCGAAGAATTTCATTGGAACGTGGAGAATGTTGTTAGTGTTATTTCTTTATTGCTACTAGGTGAGCCCAGCAAGAGCACCTCTGCTGATCGAGGGAAGGGACCGATCGCTGAGCTTCCACGAACGCGCTACGTCGAAGGACGTCATAGACGAGCTAAATCGAATGATCAGGAAGAACGAGGAGAACAACGCCAACCAAGACAACCAGGTGCCGCTCGAAAAATTGGATCTCGCTTGCTGCTGTCCAACCGGATGGGTTCACGTTGAACGGGATATTGACTTCACCGACCCAAAAGTAAGTTTCGAGGAGTGAAAGAGTCTGGTCGTTGGGTACAGAGTCCGAGTGTCGATACCTTCTCGTTTAACCTGTTAGCTGGGCCGTTTTTGAGCAAAAGAAGCCTCCTGTAGATTTGGAAATGTAAACTTCCAACGTCTGAACGACGAGTGGAACACATCTGTCCCAGTTAACAAGTTGAGAATAACGACTGCTAAGAATGAAATGATTCGCTTTAAAAAATCGCGACTCCCCCAGGCAAGAGCCAACCTCCTAGACGTGATGCTGGCAAGCAGCGAGAGTTCTTCAGCGACATCGAGCAGCGGATCAGCCGGAAGTGACTCGGGGGATGAACCGCCGGATTACCGTCACTTGCACAGACTACACCGGTACCGACGACAAAAGAAAGGTATTTATCAACGGTCCTCGTTAGAGCGCATCCTCATCCCGCCCAGTCCCGCGCATCGCTCTCAGATGCTTCTTCCCTAACTGAGAAACTATACCCTCCGCTTCACACAAATTGCCGAGGCGCGTTCAACGGTACCGCTCGTGACGAAACACTTGATAACTTTCCACTTCTCGTTGATCTTTCGCTGTACTTTTATATCCTTTCGGAAACGATACACGCAGCAAACGCGTCTTATTCACGAGCAATCTTCTTCCGAGAATGCACTACGAAAGTATCGCTTCCGCTTGTTACACTCGACATAACATCACTAACGACATCTCTAAATCACGCTAATATACCCAGAAGCACCGTTGCCGAATAATTGAACCAACAGATCATCGAGTCGTCTGTTTAAGAGTCTGCTCGAGTGAAAGTTCCTAGAACGCGATGATGAGGGTCGAGAGGAAAGTGCCGGTCTTCTAGCCACGGTGTCGAACGGTATATTAGCGTGGGCTCTGCACTACTAACGCGTGAACACGGTACGCTGCTAACACCATCACTGTACTGTCACAATGAAACGGAAACAAGACCACTGAACGCCTGGTAGCCCTCGCTCTGTACATAGCCTTTTCCACGTTTTCTGTTCAGATGGTAGCTCCTACGCGGTGTGCTTTGATTGTCACAAGAAAAGCTACGTAGTTCGGCTTAGTGACGATCAGTTTCTGTAACCGACATGCCAGTTGGGGAGGAATCGTTTCGCCCGGGACCTACAATTCAACCTGAACTGTACGGCCACTACGGACTTTCCATTGGCTTACTAACAGATTATTAACCAGAAGACGATACAGAAACGAATTCGATCCGGGCCACCTTTACGCAATTCCAACTTCTCGCCTCTCGCAAAGTACGTGGGGCAGCCCTCGTGGATCCTCGTCTCGCGGTTAACACATTACGAACACGATCgtacatttatattttattatatcgaGATGCAGCATCAAACGGATAGGTCCGTGGTTGACCGTAAAAAATTTGTCCGTAATGTGTTAATagattacttttttcatttttttttatttcctttgaACGTACAGAATAACGTCGTTGTAAAGCTAAATGAGGCAGACTTTCAAAAACTGTGTAAATTGTGTAAATGTGTTCCTATGGTCCCCGCTGTACATCGGGTATTGTCAGCACCGTTATCGAGCCGGTGACTCGTCTGGAATTGCGTCAAGGGTGTCGCGTAGAGCAGTTACTTTCTCTCTCATTCTATATAAGATTGGTACTTTTCAAGTGTCATTGGCAGGTACTCGACTATTACACAATATCGTTCACTCATGCTATCTCTACTACGGCCTTCGAACGCTCTCATCGTTCTTCACTCTTGCCATCGTTTCTCTGTTAGGCCCGGTGCAGGCGAGCGGCCCTTAACGCAACTAACCATCGCAGTTACAGAACTCTAACATCTCGTTCATTTCGATCACACCGCATCGCTCGTGGCAGCCGACTAGCAGGGGAGTCGAGTCGAGTAACGTCGCACCCTACCGTCGTTGTAAGAAGCTTTCTTGGGAGGATAAGACCGAACGCGCTATTCGGCTGTCACGAGCCGCGAAACAGAAGGAAGTCGTGCGCTTGCCAATGCAAAGTGTCCTCGAGAGAACGGTAATGTCCACGAGAGAAGTTAACTGGCCCAGTGAGCGCGGGAATTGACAACGGAGGGGGCGGAGATATGAGAAATCTATGGAGACACGAGTAAATACCTTGTAGAGGAGAGtgagggggagagaaagagagagaggggcgtGATACGTGTTAAGAGTGCTAAGCCGAGCTACTCTGTGTCTGCTAGAGCCGGTATaggaagagagagaaaagagaTCAAGTGAGGTCTGAGGCATGTTGACCCGCTGCGCTTGGTTTCTCAGCATCGGCGGCCCAGGCACACCGTGTGCTGCGACTACCGTCCACCTGGGGCTCGAGGCCGTCGATTATCGAACGCGGCGACGACTTCTTCGTGCGATACGGGGACAAGGAACGCGAAGCGGTGGCCTCCTTCGACTTCCTCGACGAGATCGTGCCGCCATCCTCGGCAGGCTCCAACGCCAGTCTCATCGATCTGGACAACGCGCCATCCGCGGAGCCTCGCGGCGACATCATGAAGCTATCCCCGTAGGATATCAGCTTCCAGTGGGATACGAGTCGCCCGATCAGGTCTCTAAAGCTACGCGCCAGCCGAGAGCTGTCGTCAGGGATAGGCAAACTGCTTCGCTCGATCACGGGATCGACAGATATTCCTGGTAGCAATGGGCATCAAGGCCCCTCTTCCGATTAACTCCAGTCGCTTCGAATTTCATTCGGATCATAAGAGTGTTGGGTATCGACGGGTGAGAGGGTTGGTGGATCTTcggaatttttaatcttttatttctGCCCACTGCCAACTTGTTCTAATGCAACACCATTCTCGTGATTCGAATAGCACTCGAAGCGATTGGAAGTGTGCTGagttgtttgaaaattttcaagagaattgtACGCCTATCACTGATCCCACCTTTGTTCTGTAATACACTTGGCAAATATTCGCGCGACTCTTTGTGGACGTCTATTCGCGGAGAGGAACTGTTACGTTGCAAcgtattatttataaatgaaaactGGTGAAACGACTTCTCCAGTTGCGACGAATAAACTCGAGTCGTACCATTCTGGTGGATTCAAATATTCCCGAATGTATTCGGCAGGTTTCTCATAGAAGGTCAGTATAGCTTTATTGTAGTAAGAAGCTTTAATGGAAACTTGTTTGTCTACTCATTTCCTGTGGTCCTGAGTGTACAGAGCACGAGATTAAACATCCTCGCAGAATGCCCTCCACACCTCCTTGCCATAAATCACACCCTTTCTTAACACATGCCGCACGGCCATTGCTGAAGGTATAGGGCAGGTAGCGTCGGTTTGTGTCTTACGACATCAGCCGTGCGGAATGTGTTAATCAGACGACAATTCAATGTTGACGCAAAAGATGAACTAGGGTAACGAGATGTGTAAATGGATAGATGTGTGTATCATAGTTTGCCTATCTGTGACAAAACTTCTCGAGGTGCGCACATGTTCCAGCCCCAAGCTACTCGCTACTTCTTACCGCATCCTGATCATTGAACTCGCACTGGAACGTTCGAATCTGTAAAT
The nucleotide sequence above comes from Andrena cerasifolii isolate SP2316 chromosome 2, iyAndCera1_principal, whole genome shotgun sequence. Encoded proteins:
- the LOC143366420 gene encoding uncharacterized protein LOC143366420 isoform X4, giving the protein MLGVLKRRWKPSKRASSVRGPDSPLSSDLALDKPRPIPSPRQIHPLYGEKAGLLGYCDPVGNAENFPPAPNIVVEGGRIEFVRPSQDGTTPRRNTMSRGSQTFNDESEKSDPAKESLEERVQELEQALQAERVAAQRDRATITKLQRQINKREATQRDVERERRQRMEAEARVREATAEAERARSRVHHLQRELARMEESSRGLLQHKHRAEQLKQEKTALTLSYEARVHQYQAQISKLQLENESMRGQLRGLEAACAGEVHAALVARLATLETEHAALARDADAQRRQYERCLDDVANQVVRALLSQKGLREEIGALQRRIRELEAQNRALSGILAQAASPGSPSELIQGILEAGPAAVVAALGLDPAWVPLSRPRSLNLQIPVMAATKCRRNRPLAQKPSEEEGSESPESGNRDEGYSTMSSDVQGEGARQEPSRGLEDLKEATDETEADVSPDARLVALDAGDPDVLFLPLNVTMGINPRHSYPPTKDLLPYQHVMRSFSDSHLCLKLTTTTNFTPYKLPSPMGSSSLLLVEEDGWDAEYVQQWLRLDDSRSAQQHRDLLELEYDRAELEDWSFSLSTEDLVQNESAVWKEPAVTTTPALPAIKEHNPLELEEDANECLWNGASYLADRTGGELVALLMDARATGSWPYATSPGASWSSDEGALENSSKRSSAALSGCSDDPDSPSIGTDFTRDFYRLVKFESTKSLASTSSRSGRPPPDREQALQNVLSFIAEQQMYLVEAPNNRLERNNPSLTTEVLEGSESKDVCGTEAMCAEMEAPVDQDNSNAENIVETSSNDDLLDQIPVPSLAPEERIISAVACNGGVSYTTVAPSELGAVPEEDEEAATSSTPSTVVSPARAPLLIEGRDRSLSFHERATSKDVIDELNRMIRKNEENNANQDNQVPLEKLDLACCCPTGWVHVERDIDFTDPKARANLLDVMLASSESSSATSSSGSAGSDSGDEPPDYRHLHRLHRYRRQKKDGSSYAVCFDCHKKSYVVRLSDDQFL
- the LOC143366420 gene encoding uncharacterized protein LOC143366420 isoform X3, which translates into the protein MLGVLKRRWKPSKRASSVRGPDSPLSSDLALDKPRPIPSPRQIHPLYGEKAGLLGYCDPVGNAENFPPAPNIVVEGGRIEFVRPSQDGTTPRRNTMSRGSQTFNDESEKSDPAKESLEERVQELEQALQAERVAAQRDRATITKLQRQINKREATQRDVERERRQRMEAEARVREATAEAERARSRVHHLQRELARMEESSRGLLQHKHRAEQLKQEKTALTLSYEARVHQYQAQISKLQLENESMRGQLRGLEAACAGEVHAALVARLATLETEHAALARDADAQRRQYERCLDDVANQGLREEIGALQRRIRELEAQNRALSGILAQAASPGSPSELIQGILEAGPAAVVAALGLDPAWVPLSRPRSLNLQIPVMAATKCRRNRPLAQKPSEEEGSESPESGNRDEGYSTMSSDVQGEGARQEPSRGLEDLKEATDETEADVSPDARLVALDAGDPDVLFLPLNVTMGINPRHSYPPTKDLLPYQHVMRSFSDSHLCLKLTTTTNFTPYKLPSPMGSSSLLLVEEDGWDAEYVQQWLRLDDSRSAQQHRDLLELEYDRAELEDWSFSLSTEDLVQNESAVWKEPAVTTTPALPAIKEHNPLELEEDANECLWNGASYLADRTGGELVALLMDARATGSWPYATSPGASWSSDEGALENSSKRSSAALSGCSDDPDSPSIGTDFTRDFYRLVKFESTKSLASTSSRSGRPPPDREQALQNVLSFIAEQQMYLVEAPNNRLERNNPSLTTEVLEGSESKDVCGTEAMCAEMEAPVDQDNSNAENIVETSSNDDLLDQIPVPSLAPEERIISAVACNGGVSYTTVAPSELGAVPEEDEEAATSSTPSTVVSPARAPLLIEGRDRSLSFHERATSKDVIDELNRMIRKNEENNANQDNQVPLEKLDLACCCPTGWVHVERDIDFTDPKARANLLDVMLASSESSSATSSSGSAGSDSGDEPPDYRHLHRLHRYRRQKKASAAQAHRVLRLPSTWGSRPSIIERGDDFFVRYGDKEREAVASFDFLDEIVPPSSAGSNASLIDLDNAPSAEPRGDIMKLSP
- the LOC143366420 gene encoding uncharacterized protein LOC143366420 isoform X6, with the translated sequence MLGVLKRRWKPSKRASSVRGPDSPLSSDLALDKPRPIPSPRQIHPLYGEKAGLLGYCDPVGNAENFPPAPNIVVEGGRIEFVRPSQDGTTPRRNTMSRGSQTFNDESEKSDPAKESLEERVQELEQALQAERVAAQRDRATITKLQRQINKREATQRDVERERRQRMEAEARVREATAEAERARSRVHHLQRELARMEESSRGLLQHKHRAEQLKQEKTALTLSYEARVHQYQAQISKLQLENESMRGQLRGLEAACAGEVHAALVARLATLETEHAALARDADAQRRQYERCLDDVANQVVRALLSQKGLREEIGALQRRIRELEAQNRALSGILAQAASPGSPSELIQGILEAGPAAVVAALGLDPAWVPLSRPRSLNLQIPVMAATKCRRNRPLAQKPSEEEGSESPESGNRDEGYSTMSSDVQGEGARQEPSRGLEDLKEATDETEADVSPDARLVALDAGDPDVLFLPLNVTMGINPRHSYPPTKDLLPYQHVMRSFSDSHLCLKLTTTTNFTPYKLPSPMGSSSLLLVEEDGWDAEYVQQWLRLDDSRSAQQHRDLLELEYDRAELEDWSFSLSTEDLVQNESAVWKEPAVTTTPALPAIKEHNPLELEEDANECLWNGASYLADRTGGELVALLMDARATGSWPYATSPGASWSSDEGALENSSKRSSAALSGCSDDPDSPSIGTDFTRDFYRLVKFESTKSLASTSSRSGRPPPDREQALQNVLSFIAEQQMYLVEAPNNRLERNNPSLTTEVLEGSESKDVCGTEAMCAEMEAPVDQDNSNAENIVETSSNDDLLDQIPVPSLAPEERIISAVACNGGVSYTTVAPSELGAVPEEDEEAATSSTPSTVVSPARAPLLIEGRDRSLSFHERATSKDVIDELNRMIRKNEENNANQDNQVPLEKLDLACCCPTGWVHVERDIDFTDPKARANLLDVMLASSESSSATSSSGSAGSDSGDEPPDYRHLHRLHRYRRQKKGPVQASGP